In Flavobacterium sp. N1736, the following are encoded in one genomic region:
- the dnaJ gene encoding molecular chaperone DnaJ: MKKDFYEILGISKNADAAEIKKAYRKSALKYHPDKNPGDKEAEENFKLAAEAYEVLSDPNKKAKYDQYGHQAFDGSGGFGGGHGGMNMDDIFSQFGDIFGGGFGGFGGGGGGPRRAKGSNLRIKVKLTLDEIANGVEKKVKVKRKVQAKGVTYKTCSTCNGQGQVMRVTNTILGRMQSASTCPTCGGSGQILDKRPSEADAQGMVLEDETVSIKIPAGVVDGMQLKVSNKGNDAPGNSVPGDLIVAIEELEHEFLKREGENIHFDLYISFPEAVLGVSKDIEAINGKVRIKLEEGIQSGKILRLKGKGIPSINGYGSGDLLVHVNVWTPKTLNKEQKQFFENALNDEHFVPSPEKSEKSFFEKVKDMFS, translated from the coding sequence ATGAAAAAAGATTTTTACGAAATACTAGGCATTTCAAAAAATGCTGACGCTGCTGAAATAAAGAAAGCTTACCGAAAAAGTGCCTTAAAATATCACCCGGATAAAAATCCAGGCGACAAAGAGGCAGAAGAAAACTTTAAACTTGCGGCAGAAGCTTATGAAGTTTTAAGTGATCCTAACAAAAAAGCAAAATATGACCAATACGGACATCAGGCTTTTGATGGTTCTGGCGGATTTGGCGGTGGTCATGGCGGTATGAATATGGATGACATTTTCAGCCAGTTTGGTGATATTTTTGGTGGAGGATTTGGCGGTTTCGGCGGAGGCGGAGGCGGTCCTCGTCGCGCTAAAGGAAGCAATCTTCGAATTAAAGTAAAACTTACTTTAGATGAAATTGCAAATGGAGTAGAGAAAAAAGTAAAAGTAAAACGTAAAGTTCAGGCAAAAGGAGTTACGTACAAAACATGTTCGACTTGTAATGGTCAGGGACAGGTAATGCGTGTAACGAACACAATTTTGGGAAGAATGCAATCTGCATCAACTTGTCCAACTTGTGGAGGATCCGGACAAATTTTAGATAAAAGACCTTCTGAGGCAGATGCACAAGGAATGGTTTTAGAAGATGAAACTGTTTCTATCAAAATTCCTGCGGGAGTTGTTGACGGAATGCAGCTTAAAGTTTCTAACAAAGGAAACGATGCTCCGGGAAATAGTGTGCCTGGTGATTTAATTGTTGCCATTGAAGAGTTAGAGCACGAATTTTTAAAACGTGAAGGCGAAAATATTCATTTCGATTTATATATTAGTTTCCCTGAAGCAGTTTTAGGAGTTTCTAAAGACATCGAAGCCATCAACGGAAAAGTTCGTATTAAACTGGAAGAAGGAATTCAGTCAGGAAAAATCTTGAGATTAAAAGGAAAAGGTATTCCAAGTATCAACGGTTACGGAAGCGGAGATTTACTGGTTCACGTAAACGTATGGACTCCTAAAACGTTGAATAAAGAGCAAAAACAATTTTTTGAAAATGCTTTAAACGACGAACACTTTGTTCCAAGTCCTGAAAAATCAGAAAAATCATTTTTTGAAAAAGTAAAAGATATGTTTTCATAG
- a CDS encoding ABC transporter permease — protein sequence MMLKLFKENIRIAFGSIKTQLLRTILTVLIIAIGITALVGILTVVTALENTVSTNFASMGANTFNINQYENTVKNRGGNEREVINPIISYPEAVAFKNKYKYPFTQTSLSFTATTTAEVKFLDKKTDPEITIVGVDEHFISNSGLETTLGRSFNQFDIDNNTYSCVVGSDFEKGLLKDVNPIDKIISIRGARFKVIGVLKEKGSTFGHSQDLRVLIPIQVARSLFTAPSINYTMSVMVAKKELLDEAVDNATSTMRRVRKLSPVRDNNFGIGRSDDLINRILGITKYLGWASWIISIITILGSSIALMNIMIVSVTERTREIGVRKALGATKVTISVQFFIETLLIGQIGGLVGIVLGILIGFGFAAAMSFAFVIPWMAIFAAFATSFMVAIVSGLYPAIKASQLDPIEALRYE from the coding sequence ATGATGCTAAAATTATTTAAAGAAAATATCCGAATTGCTTTTGGTTCTATCAAAACACAATTATTGCGAACCATTCTTACCGTTTTAATTATTGCCATCGGGATTACTGCTTTGGTGGGAATTCTTACCGTTGTAACAGCACTTGAAAATACTGTTTCGACCAATTTTGCATCGATGGGAGCGAATACATTCAACATCAATCAATACGAAAATACGGTTAAAAATCGTGGAGGAAACGAACGTGAAGTTATCAATCCGATTATTTCATATCCTGAAGCTGTCGCTTTTAAAAACAAATACAAATATCCTTTTACTCAAACTTCGCTTTCATTTACTGCAACTACAACTGCCGAAGTTAAATTTTTAGATAAAAAAACAGATCCGGAAATTACTATCGTTGGTGTCGATGAACATTTTATTTCTAATTCTGGTTTAGAAACGACTTTGGGGCGCAGTTTTAACCAATTTGATATTGACAATAATACGTATTCCTGCGTTGTAGGATCTGATTTTGAAAAAGGTTTATTGAAAGATGTAAACCCAATTGACAAAATTATTTCAATTCGCGGGGCTCGTTTTAAAGTGATTGGCGTTTTAAAAGAAAAAGGATCAACTTTTGGACACAGTCAGGATTTACGTGTTCTGATTCCAATTCAGGTCGCGCGTTCTTTATTTACTGCACCAAGCATCAATTATACGATGAGTGTAATGGTTGCCAAAAAAGAACTTTTAGACGAAGCTGTTGATAATGCAACAAGTACTATGCGCCGGGTTCGTAAATTAAGTCCGGTTCGTGATAATAATTTTGGCATTGGCCGAAGCGATGATTTAATCAACAGAATTCTCGGAATTACTAAATATCTGGGTTGGGCTTCGTGGATTATAAGTATCATTACAATTCTGGGATCTTCAATTGCCTTGATGAATATTATGATTGTTTCGGTTACAGAACGTACTCGTGAAATTGGTGTTCGAAAAGCTTTGGGCGCTACAAAAGTGACTATATCTGTTCAGTTTTTTATCGAAACTTTATTAATTGGACAAATTGGCGGTTTGGTCGGAATTGTCTTGGGAATTTTAATCGGTTTTGGTTTTGCAGCCGCAATGAGTTTTGCATTTGTGATTCCGTGGATGGCAATTTTTGCTGCTTTTGCGACAAGTTTTATGGTTGCGATTGTCTCTGGATTGTATCCTGCGATAAAAGCTTCTCAATTAGATCCTATTGAGGCTTTGCGTTATGAGTAG
- a CDS encoding ABC transporter ATP-binding protein: protein MSNLLEVHKVVKQYGDYVALNEVSLNVPKGSIYGLLGPNGAGKTSLIRIINQITLPDSGEVILDGEKLQPKHVQTIGYLPEERGLYTSMKVGEQCLYLAQMKGLSKAEAKVQLEYWFDRLEIQGWWNKKIQELSKGMAQKIQFVVCVLHKPKLLIFDEPFSGFDPVNANVIKDEILALKEQGATIIFSTHRMESVEELCDHIALIHKSNKLIEGKLSDVKRQFKTNSFEVGILTNNVEGLMYDITQKFTVSQANFKTLNDDLKLNIQIGNASPNELLHILTQRGQVTHFVEKIPSVNDIFIQTVTENKV from the coding sequence ATGAGCAACTTACTCGAAGTACATAAAGTCGTAAAACAATACGGTGATTATGTAGCGCTTAACGAAGTTTCATTAAATGTACCAAAAGGTAGTATTTACGGACTATTAGGTCCAAATGGAGCTGGAAAAACTTCCCTTATCCGAATCATAAATCAAATTACTTTGCCAGATAGCGGTGAAGTAATTTTAGACGGAGAAAAATTGCAGCCAAAACATGTGCAGACTATTGGGTATCTTCCTGAAGAAAGAGGTTTGTATACGTCTATGAAAGTGGGCGAACAATGTTTGTATCTGGCACAAATGAAAGGACTTTCTAAAGCCGAAGCAAAAGTGCAGTTAGAGTATTGGTTTGATCGCTTGGAAATTCAGGGTTGGTGGAACAAGAAAATTCAGGAACTTTCGAAAGGAATGGCACAAAAAATTCAGTTTGTGGTTTGCGTGCTGCATAAACCTAAATTGCTGATTTTTGATGAGCCTTTCTCCGGTTTTGATCCTGTAAATGCAAATGTTATTAAGGATGAAATTTTGGCATTGAAAGAACAAGGAGCAACAATTATATTCTCGACACACCGAATGGAAAGTGTTGAAGAACTTTGTGATCATATTGCCTTAATTCATAAATCGAATAAATTAATAGAAGGAAAACTAAGTGATGTAAAGCGCCAATTTAAAACCAATAGTTTTGAAGTTGGAATCCTGACAAATAATGTAGAAGGTTTGATGTATGATATCACTCAGAAATTTACTGTTTCGCAGGCAAATTTTAAAACATTAAATGATGATTTAAAATTAAACATCCAGATAGGAAATGCTTCACCAAATGAGTTATTACACATCCTGACACAACGCGGGCAAGTAACACATTTTGTAGAAAAAATACCAAGCGTAAACGATATTTTTATTCAAACTGTAACTGAAAATAAAGTTTAG
- the hisS gene encoding histidine--tRNA ligase, with translation MASKPSIPQGTRDFSPAEVSKRQYIIQTIKNNFEKFGFQPIETPSFENSDTLMGKYGEEGDRLIFKILNSGNFFFNKNKIELPESIESLQVNSAETIDLHQRIELNKFTGKISEKALRYDLTVPFARYVVQHQNEIEFPFKRYQIQPVWRADRPQRGRYREFYQCDADVVGSKSLWQEVELVQLYDTVFTSLGLEGVTIKINNRKILSGIAEVIGASDKLIDFTVALDKLDKIGEDGVKKEMIEKGIAEEALVKVQPLFSFTGTFTDKIKQLSELLEESEEGMKGVEELKFICDNVATLGLSTATLDLDVTLARGLNYYTGAIFEVAAPKTVSMGSIGGGGRYDDLTGIFGLKNMSGVGISFGLDRIYLVLEELQLFPETVAATSKALFINYGDAEALYASQAIQKLRKDNIKVELYPDNVKVGKQFQYADKRLIPFAVIAGDQEIASNSYSLKNLVSGEQISVDFEGLKNALLQ, from the coding sequence ATGGCTTCAAAACCAAGTATACCACAAGGAACAAGAGATTTTTCGCCTGCAGAGGTGTCAAAACGTCAATATATTATTCAAACGATAAAAAATAACTTTGAGAAATTTGGCTTTCAGCCGATAGAAACACCTTCGTTTGAAAATTCGGATACCTTAATGGGGAAATATGGAGAAGAAGGCGATCGTTTGATTTTTAAAATCCTGAATTCAGGTAATTTTTTCTTCAATAAAAATAAAATTGAATTACCGGAATCTATAGAATCTCTGCAAGTTAATTCTGCTGAAACAATTGACCTTCATCAAAGAATTGAGTTGAATAAATTTACCGGAAAAATTTCAGAAAAAGCATTGCGTTACGATTTAACAGTTCCGTTTGCGAGATATGTGGTACAACACCAAAACGAAATTGAATTTCCTTTTAAAAGATATCAAATTCAGCCGGTTTGGAGAGCTGACAGACCTCAAAGAGGACGTTACAGAGAATTTTACCAATGTGATGCCGATGTTGTTGGTTCAAAATCGCTTTGGCAGGAAGTAGAATTGGTGCAATTGTATGATACGGTTTTTACTTCTTTAGGTTTAGAAGGCGTTACCATTAAAATCAATAATAGAAAAATATTGTCAGGAATTGCCGAAGTTATCGGAGCTTCTGATAAATTAATTGATTTTACAGTTGCTTTAGATAAGCTCGATAAAATTGGCGAAGACGGCGTTAAAAAAGAAATGATCGAAAAAGGTATTGCCGAAGAAGCACTGGTTAAAGTGCAGCCGCTTTTTAGTTTTACAGGAACATTTACAGATAAAATAAAACAGCTTTCTGAGTTATTAGAAGAATCAGAAGAAGGAATGAAGGGTGTTGAGGAATTGAAATTTATTTGTGACAATGTGGCAACTTTAGGATTGTCAACGGCAACATTAGATCTTGATGTAACGCTGGCACGTGGATTAAATTATTATACCGGAGCTATTTTTGAAGTAGCAGCACCAAAAACCGTTTCAATGGGTTCTATTGGCGGCGGCGGAAGATACGACGATTTGACGGGTATTTTTGGTTTGAAAAATATGAGCGGCGTTGGAATTTCTTTTGGTTTAGACCGAATTTATCTGGTTTTGGAAGAATTACAATTATTTCCCGAAACTGTTGCAGCAACATCAAAAGCGTTGTTTATTAATTATGGAGATGCAGAAGCTTTATACGCTTCGCAGGCGATTCAGAAATTGAGGAAAGATAATATAAAAGTAGAGCTTTATCCTGATAATGTAAAAGTTGGGAAACAGTTTCAATATGCAGATAAACGTCTGATTCCGTTTGCGGTAATTGCAGGCGATCAGGAAATTGCTTCAAACTCATACTCGCTTAAAAATTTAGTTTCAGGCGAACAAATTTCTGTTGATTTCGAAGGATTGAAAAATGCTTTATTACAATAA
- the prmC gene encoding peptide chain release factor N(5)-glutamine methyltransferase, whose translation MKIKQYRTQFIKELSPFYDAYEAESFFYLILENKHKLRQIDLALNHELTFSDSDLIIWTAFLDQLKKEVPIQYLLGKTHFCGMDFEVNENVLIPRPETEELVEWIINENKKDNKTKKIKILDIGTGSGCIAISLAKNLLNAEVYGIDISKKAIETAKKNAINNNVDVTFMYLDILETDVLTCGFDIIVSNPPYVRNLEKEEIKRNVLDYEPHLALFVDDNDALVFYRKIAVLAKSGLLENGQLFFEINQYLGKEMIELLERMNFKNIELRKDIYDNDRMMKGNV comes from the coding sequence TAGAACTCAATTTATCAAAGAACTTTCTCCCTTTTATGATGCATACGAAGCAGAGAGTTTTTTTTATTTAATTTTAGAAAACAAGCATAAGCTTAGGCAAATTGATTTGGCGCTTAATCATGAATTAACCTTTTCTGATAGTGATTTAATAATTTGGACAGCATTTCTGGATCAATTAAAAAAAGAAGTTCCAATTCAGTATTTACTGGGAAAAACACATTTTTGCGGGATGGATTTCGAAGTAAATGAAAATGTTTTAATTCCCAGACCGGAAACAGAAGAATTAGTCGAATGGATTATAAATGAGAACAAGAAAGACAATAAGACTAAAAAAATAAAAATCCTTGATATTGGAACAGGAAGCGGCTGTATTGCAATTTCATTGGCTAAAAATCTTCTAAATGCCGAAGTTTATGGAATTGATATTTCAAAAAAAGCAATAGAAACAGCTAAAAAAAATGCCATCAATAATAATGTTGATGTTACTTTTATGTATTTGGATATTTTAGAAACAGATGTACTAACATGTGGTTTTGATATTATTGTATCCAATCCGCCGTATGTTCGCAATTTAGAAAAGGAAGAAATAAAAAGGAATGTTTTGGATTACGAACCACATTTGGCACTTTTTGTAGACGATAACGATGCTTTGGTTTTTTATAGAAAAATAGCTGTTTTAGCAAAAAGCGGTCTTTTAGAAAACGGACAATTGTTTTTTGAAATCAACCAGTATTTAGGAAAAGAAATGATTGAGTTATTAGAAAGAATGAATTTCAAAAATATCGAATTAAGAAAAGATATTTACGATAATGATCGTATGATGAAGGGAAATGTTTAG
- a CDS encoding type II toxin-antitoxin system VapC family toxin yields the protein MIGNKVVLDTNVIIFASKQLIDVEKFVTSFDEYYVSIITYLEVYSYNFSNNKEKQLIDALFKSIEVVELNKTIAEMAIEIRRNKERKIKLPDAIILATAKFLKLPLLTDDWDDFEKIDKEVIISNVDFLKKEI from the coding sequence ATGATTGGGAATAAAGTTGTCTTAGATACTAATGTTATCATTTTTGCTTCGAAACAATTAATTGATGTTGAGAAATTTGTTACTTCATTTGATGAGTATTATGTTTCAATAATTACTTATTTAGAAGTTTATAGTTATAACTTTTCTAATAATAAAGAGAAACAATTAATTGATGCTCTTTTTAAAAGTATTGAAGTTGTTGAATTAAATAAAACAATTGCAGAAATGGCAATTGAAATTAGAAGAAATAAAGAAAGGAAAATCAAGTTGCCGGATGCAATTATTTTAGCAACAGCAAAATTTTTAAAATTACCCCTCTTAACAGACGACTGGGATGATTTTGAAAAAATTGATAAAGAAGTAATAATTTCGAATGTTGATTTTCTAAAAAAGGAGATTTAA
- a CDS encoding nucleotide exchange factor GrpE has protein sequence MKFKNIFKNTNNMTTENTEFDQELDDVTLENNANGEQLIVEELSVEEQLAQDLAKEKDKFLRLFAEFENYKKRTSKERIDLFKTANQEVLLAMLPVLDDFDRAIVEINKSEDENLKKGVELIHEKLKSTLVAKGLEQVEVRAGDAFNADFAEAITQIPAPSEKLKGKIVDVIEKGYKLGDKIIRFPKVVIGN, from the coding sequence ATGAAGTTTAAGAATATTTTTAAAAATACAAATAATATGACTACGGAAAATACAGAATTCGATCAGGAATTAGATGATGTAACGTTAGAAAACAATGCCAACGGTGAGCAGTTAATTGTTGAAGAATTAAGTGTTGAAGAGCAATTGGCTCAAGACTTGGCAAAAGAAAAAGATAAGTTTTTGAGATTATTTGCCGAATTTGAAAATTACAAAAAAAGAACTTCAAAAGAGCGTATTGATCTGTTTAAAACCGCAAATCAAGAAGTTTTATTAGCAATGCTTCCTGTTTTGGACGATTTTGACAGAGCGATTGTAGAAATCAACAAATCTGAGGATGAAAATTTGAAAAAAGGAGTTGAGTTGATTCATGAAAAACTAAAAAGCACTTTGGTAGCTAAAGGTTTAGAGCAGGTTGAAGTAAGAGCAGGTGATGCTTTTAATGCTGACTTTGCTGAGGCAATTACCCAAATTCCTGCACCTTCTGAGAAATTAAAAGGGAAAATTGTTGATGTTATAGAAAAAGGATACAAATTAGGAGACAAAATTATTCGTTTCCCTAAAGTGGTAATCGGTAACTAA